A portion of the Adhaeribacter radiodurans genome contains these proteins:
- a CDS encoding inorganic diphosphatase, which yields MSQFRSGYGWWVVLALGVIACKTDYENLPAFTEKKYLQAVVEIPAGTNQVLKYDSKTQEFRNTTGQSIQFLPYPGNFGFIPSTKTPGEKAGDEQAMDILVLSESQPSGTVIEVLPIGMLLLERDGLPDPKVIAVPAKPTQQIMEATDYATLNRKYPAIKEIITQWFAHANPSQKVRILGWKNERYTEDEIRRRLR from the coding sequence ATGAGTCAGTTTAGGTCTGGTTATGGCTGGTGGGTGGTACTTGCCTTGGGAGTAATAGCTTGTAAAACAGATTATGAGAATTTGCCCGCCTTTACCGAAAAAAAGTACTTACAAGCTGTAGTTGAAATACCTGCCGGTACCAATCAGGTACTAAAATATGACTCTAAAACGCAAGAGTTTCGCAATACTACTGGCCAATCCATTCAATTTTTACCTTATCCTGGCAATTTTGGGTTTATTCCGTCTACTAAAACACCCGGCGAAAAAGCCGGCGATGAACAAGCCATGGATATTTTAGTATTATCTGAAAGTCAGCCGAGTGGTACGGTAATAGAAGTTTTACCCATTGGTATGTTATTGCTGGAGCGCGACGGCTTGCCCGACCCCAAAGTAATTGCTGTACCAGCTAAACCCACCCAGCAAATTATGGAGGCCACCGACTACGCTACTCTTAACCGGAAATACCCCGCAATTAAGGAAATAATTACCCAATGGTTCGCGCATGCCAACCCAAGCCAGAAGGTACGTATTTTAGGCTGGAAAAATGAACGCTACACCGAAGATGAGATCAGACGACGACTGCGGTAG
- a CDS encoding CHAT domain-containing protein produces the protein MMKSLLLTALFLLIFTRLVSAQQQPFENQSRSAKKWYQQALRLQQKGNYTSSLVLFEKASQQFKKQRLWRKHIDCDNEFTHSLILLGRYNEALKKAGQTLQESLTNLKDTTLVVVPYTNLGTIYFEKGEYDKALTYYNKVLQIQRTLFGDDHLKLVDSYINLGNVYTSKAEYDKALAYFQKSVQIRRSFLGNTHPDLAYSYFLIGNIYFYKREFDKALDNHQKALKSRLAHFGKIHPEVANSYNSLGSVYQHKGEYDTALEYHLKALQMRRTIYGEKHLRTADSYNNLGSLYRVRGEYTKALEYLQKGLQIRRATLKESHHSVSESYIRLGSLYQVTGEYEKALEYHQKALQGFLATFGKVHPAVADSYKELGNTYFDKGEYDKALENYQQTLEIRRVVSGEAHTSVGNSYYVIGNVYAAKGEYDKALEYFHKALQIRVAVHGEMHHNVADSYNNLGNIYQAKGDYTLALEYHQKALLIRLKVLNESHPKVADSYNNLGKLYYAKKDYGKALEYHQKAVNTYLKSLGESHPGVAEAYNNLGNIYQAQGDYKLALEYHQKALQGYRKTFGNAHPGVADTYNYLGNVYRLKDEPRKSLQLFQKAIMANVPSFQDSLISHNPILAGHTKPYLTPVTLLLSLQSKAEVLEHLFNQSHAIKDLILALQTSCSADSVAYKIQQNYTGENDKVAFTASAMKLYQQALPLCLKVYQLTKDQRYLDKAFYFAERGKASVLTASLAESKAKTFAEIPDSLLQQDQLFRSQMAQFSQRLVKELAKGKEADSSKLVFYQNNLFRAHLQQEKLVNQLEKKYPKFYSLKYQLQAVTPKQLQGVLDEKTALLDYVLTDTLLQVFIMGRKFYKVESVVLDSLFQRRLTAFRESILYKDHDLHQQVAYALYQLFIPASLPKSIKSLIIIPAGELTTFPFEALLTKPREVKEDKRKAYLLKKYNVSYAYSAGLLYERLIQTQETENKQLLAMAPVFESPARSNQRANIQTKLFHQENYEESELERVNNRNNITSQIINQQLDNVDIERNKKYYSDVRNNIIPETLLLEGKYPRPLPASEREVKNIAQLFQAKGVPAKVFLHQQASENQIKSLETAQYNFIHLATHGFVNEKYPELSGLVLAPDKTDQEDGILYTGEIYNLHLKADLVTLSACETGLGKIVPSEGVIGLTRALLYAGAKNIMVSVWKVSDESTADLMEDFYRQLLSGKSKARALHAAKRKMLKQDRYSQPYYWAPFILIGK, from the coding sequence ATGATGAAATCTTTACTTCTAACTGCTCTCTTTTTACTAATTTTTACCAGGTTAGTCTCTGCTCAACAACAGCCATTTGAAAATCAAAGCCGATCCGCTAAAAAATGGTACCAGCAAGCATTACGGTTGCAGCAAAAAGGTAATTATACTAGTTCTTTAGTGTTGTTCGAGAAAGCATCTCAGCAATTTAAAAAGCAGCGGCTCTGGCGCAAACATATAGATTGCGATAACGAATTTACTCATAGTTTAATCTTACTGGGCCGGTACAATGAAGCTTTAAAAAAGGCCGGCCAGACGTTACAGGAAAGTTTAACGAACCTAAAAGATACCACTCTGGTGGTAGTACCCTACACCAACCTGGGTACTATTTATTTTGAAAAGGGCGAGTACGATAAAGCTTTAACTTATTATAATAAAGTATTGCAGATTCAGCGTACCTTATTCGGCGATGATCATCTTAAATTAGTAGACTCGTATATTAACTTAGGTAATGTTTATACCAGTAAAGCAGAGTACGATAAGGCCTTAGCCTACTTCCAGAAATCAGTACAAATTCGCCGTTCTTTTCTGGGTAACACCCATCCGGATTTAGCTTATTCTTATTTTCTTATCGGTAATATTTATTTTTATAAAAGGGAGTTTGATAAAGCTCTGGATAACCATCAGAAAGCTTTAAAAAGCCGGCTGGCCCACTTCGGTAAAATTCATCCGGAAGTAGCAAATTCCTATAATAGCTTGGGTAGTGTATATCAGCACAAAGGCGAGTACGATACAGCATTAGAATACCATTTAAAGGCATTACAGATGCGGCGTACTATTTATGGCGAAAAGCATCTTAGAACAGCAGATTCCTACAACAACCTGGGTAGTTTGTACCGGGTTAGAGGGGAGTACACTAAAGCTTTAGAATATCTGCAAAAGGGTTTACAGATTCGGAGAGCCACTTTAAAGGAGAGCCATCATTCTGTTTCAGAATCTTATATTCGATTGGGCAGCCTGTACCAAGTTACGGGGGAATATGAAAAGGCTTTAGAATATCATCAAAAAGCGTTGCAGGGTTTTCTGGCTACATTCGGAAAAGTTCATCCGGCAGTTGCAGATTCTTATAAGGAATTGGGAAATACTTATTTCGATAAAGGCGAGTACGATAAAGCCCTGGAAAATTACCAGCAAACCTTAGAAATTCGGCGGGTGGTGTCCGGCGAAGCACATACCAGCGTAGGTAATTCGTACTACGTAATCGGCAACGTTTACGCCGCGAAAGGAGAGTATGATAAGGCTTTAGAGTATTTCCATAAAGCATTACAAATCCGGGTGGCTGTTCACGGTGAAATGCACCATAATGTAGCAGATTCTTACAACAACCTGGGCAATATTTACCAGGCAAAAGGCGATTATACACTGGCTTTGGAATATCATCAGAAAGCGTTGCTCATCCGGCTCAAAGTTTTAAATGAATCGCACCCGAAAGTAGCAGATTCTTATAATAATTTAGGTAAGTTATATTATGCTAAAAAGGATTACGGAAAGGCTTTAGAATACCATCAGAAGGCAGTAAACACTTATCTTAAGTCTCTAGGCGAATCACATCCCGGGGTGGCGGAAGCCTATAACAATCTGGGCAATATTTACCAGGCACAAGGCGACTATAAATTAGCTTTAGAGTATCATCAGAAAGCCTTGCAAGGTTACCGGAAAACATTTGGAAATGCCCATCCGGGCGTGGCCGATACCTATAATTACCTAGGTAATGTTTACCGCCTTAAAGACGAGCCCAGAAAATCTTTACAATTATTTCAGAAGGCTATAATGGCCAATGTGCCTTCCTTTCAGGATTCTTTAATTTCGCACAATCCTATTCTTGCCGGGCATACTAAACCTTATCTCACTCCCGTAACTTTACTTTTATCGCTGCAGTCGAAGGCAGAAGTATTGGAACATTTATTTAACCAATCGCACGCCATTAAAGATTTAATTCTGGCGCTGCAAACTTCCTGCTCCGCAGATTCTGTAGCTTATAAAATTCAGCAAAATTATACCGGCGAAAACGATAAAGTAGCTTTTACGGCCAGTGCCATGAAGCTATATCAACAGGCATTGCCTTTGTGTTTAAAAGTGTATCAATTAACCAAAGATCAACGCTATTTAGATAAGGCTTTCTACTTTGCAGAACGGGGAAAAGCCAGTGTGCTTACTGCTTCGCTGGCCGAATCAAAAGCTAAAACGTTTGCCGAAATTCCTGATTCCCTGTTACAACAAGATCAACTATTTCGTAGCCAAATGGCTCAGTTCTCGCAGCGTTTGGTGAAGGAACTTGCTAAAGGAAAAGAGGCAGATAGTAGTAAATTAGTGTTCTATCAGAATAACTTGTTTCGGGCGCATCTGCAACAGGAAAAACTGGTAAATCAACTCGAAAAGAAATACCCTAAATTTTATAGCCTCAAATACCAACTGCAAGCAGTAACACCAAAGCAATTGCAAGGGGTGTTAGATGAAAAAACAGCTTTGTTAGACTACGTACTAACAGATACTCTCCTGCAGGTATTTATTATGGGCCGTAAATTTTACAAGGTAGAATCTGTTGTTTTAGATAGCCTTTTTCAGCGGCGGTTAACTGCTTTCCGTGAAAGTATACTTTATAAGGATCATGATTTGCACCAGCAAGTTGCCTACGCCTTATACCAATTATTTATTCCTGCTTCTCTTCCTAAATCTATTAAATCATTAATTATTATTCCGGCAGGGGAGTTAACCACTTTTCCTTTTGAGGCATTGCTCACCAAACCGAGAGAAGTTAAGGAAGATAAACGAAAAGCGTATTTATTAAAAAAATATAACGTTAGTTATGCCTATTCGGCCGGGCTGTTATACGAGCGATTAATTCAAACCCAGGAAACAGAAAATAAACAATTATTGGCGATGGCTCCTGTATTTGAATCCCCTGCCCGGAGTAATCAGCGCGCCAATATCCAAACCAAACTTTTTCACCAGGAGAATTACGAAGAAAGTGAATTAGAAAGAGTAAATAATAGAAATAATATTACCTCTCAGATTATAAATCAGCAATTAGACAATGTAGATATTGAAAGAAATAAAAAATATTATTCGGATGTCCGCAATAATATAATACCAGAAACTTTGCTGCTGGAAGGGAAGTACCCCCGACCTTTACCTGCTTCGGAAAGAGAAGTTAAAAATATTGCTCAACTGTTCCAGGCCAAGGGAGTGCCGGCCAAGGTTTTCCTACATCAACAAGCCAGTGAGAATCAAATAAAAAGCCTGGAAACGGCTCAATATAATTTCATTCATTTAGCTACTCATGGTTTTGTGAACGAAAAGTACCCGGAGCTTTCTGGTTTGGTACTTGCCCCGGACAAAACTGACCAGGAGGATGGAATTTTGTATACCGGAGAAATATACAACTTGCATTTAAAAGCCGATTTGGTTACGCTCTCCGCTTGTGAAACCGGTTTAGGAAAAATTGTTCCGAGCGAAGGGGTTATTGGCTTAACCAGAGCCTTATTGTATGCCGGAGCAAAAAATATAATGGTGTCTGTCTGGAAGGTATCGGATGAGTCTACGGCTGATTTAATGGAAGACTTTTATCGGCAACTACTTTCTGGAAAAAGTAAAGCAAGGGCTTTGCATGCAGCCAAACGTAAAATGCTTAAGCAGGACCGGTATAGCCAGCCGTATTACTGGGCGCCTTTTATTTTAATTGGTAAATAG